The following coding sequences are from one Sporomusaceae bacterium window:
- a CDS encoding POTRA domain-containing protein, whose translation MKYECLRTLIGLFIAGALLAGLPAYAAPPNTGAVLEGAKPPAAVKPPAENKEPAITVEGRQPAATGTDQAKITVQGFRIGGEPPLAADKLLSLVRAEAGKELSLGELNALAGRLTKHMRQQGYLVAFAYIPAQDIRDGMVEIA comes from the coding sequence ATGAAGTATGAATGCCTGAGAACGTTAATCGGCCTTTTTATCGCCGGGGCGCTGCTCGCCGGGTTGCCGGCCTACGCCGCGCCGCCCAACACGGGGGCGGTGCTCGAAGGCGCCAAACCGCCGGCCGCGGTCAAGCCGCCGGCCGAAAACAAGGAACCGGCCATCACGGTGGAGGGCCGGCAGCCGGCGGCCACCGGCACCGACCAGGCGAAGATAACGGTGCAGGGGTTCCGCATCGGCGGCGAACCGCCCCTGGCGGCGGACAAGCTTTTAAGCCTCGTCCGAGCCGAAGCCGGCAAGGAGCTGAGCCTCGGCGAACTTAACGCCCTGGCCGGCAGGCTGACCAAGCATATGCGCCAGCAAGGCTATCTGGTGGCCTTCGCCTATATCCCGGCCCAGGATATCAGGGACGGGATGGTGGAAATAGC